GAAAAAAATACAAAATTATTAATTAAAAATTATGAAATATACAAAGGAGCGGTTATACAAAGCCGTTCTTTATATTGTGAAATCATAAGAAATTCAGTGAAAGTTATATAGTAAAACTTTCATAATAAATTGAAGGAATTTTATTATGAAAAAACAAATTAAAATTTTATCAATATTAGCAATTATTATACTATCATCTGTTTCATGTTCAAATCCAAATAATCCAAACAATCAGAATAAAAATATTATTGCTGATACTACAAATTGGAAAGATAGAGCAAATTATAAACTATTACAGCAAGTATGGCAAGGTACATCATTAGTATTTAATTATATAAATAATGAAAATGATTATGCAGGTGCACTTAATTCATACTTTGAATATCCCAAAATTATGAATTATAATATTGTTGTAGAAGCAATAGGTTGGATATCTGATACTGAAGGCATTATTTATGGCAGGTATGGATATAATTTAGATTATAGTTTACTTAAAAAGTATTATGCAATAGCATTTAGAAATTTAACTGAAAATGGTGTGGAATTTTCTGAAGCTTCATTGTCTGATAAAAAATACACTGACACTTTAGAAGAAGCATTGAATACTTTTACAATAGCAAGCGGAGCATTTAAAACTTACAATAATTATACAGTATATAAACAACAATAAAATATATTTATTATATTTGACTCAAAAGATACTTTATGAAATTTTTATAAAGTATCTTTTGATTTATTTATAAAATTAATATGATAAAAGGAAATTATTATGCAAAATAGAATTAAAATTATAATAACAATATTCATAATATTAATAATTTCTATTTCATGCGGTCAAAAATCAGCAACAGATCCTAGACAGGAAGCAGCTGAAGAAACCGCTGATAAAGAAAGCGTATCAGGTGTTGAAATTTCTAATGGTTATAACGGTACTGTTTATTACGGCAATCAGTCTTTTACAGGAGAAATAACCCAGGCTAAAATTGAAGAACTATGGAAAAACATGGTTAAAAATAAAATTATATATGCTGCATCTACTTATACTACAATAACAGGCGAATTCAAAGAAGATGCTAACTATTATGAAGAAAAATGGGAAAATGGAACAACTGCCAGAACAGTTTTTAAAAGATGTATGATATGCAAATACAATGGTAAAAATTATATAGCCGGAGTATATTGGGATAATAAAACAGGTGTTGGAATGTTAATACGATACAGACTTATTATAATAGATGAAGAAGGTGTGGAACAGGCTTGGTATGGTGGCGGATCTGATGAAAATGTTATACCTAATGAAAACACTAGTGATTGGGTTAAATATTGGTGGCCTTTCGGTTATTTACAGCTTTAATAAAAATAAAAAATATATTATAATATTTAAACAAAATTTTTAATTATGAAAAAGTATATCATAGCATTATTTATATTTACAAATTTATTATATTCTCAAACTTACCTAATAAGAGAACTTAAAGGCGGTATTTGGGTTACTTCTCAAGTAGAGATAACGAATGCATCTCAAACTAATCAGACAAATCAGCCTTCAGCTCCCAAAGTTCCAATAAAAGCAAATAATAGAGTAATAACTTCTGAAGAAATAGATAGAATGGGATATAAAAATGCTCAGGAAGTTTTAGCTAATCAGCCGGGATTTGTTAATAAAGGTACATATATGGGAAATGAAGTTGTTGACCCGGCAGGAGCCAATGGAGACAATATAAAAATATATGTTAATGGCGTACTTATGAATACTGCTAAAGGAAATGCTGATGCCGGTGTTGATTTAAGAAGAATACCTTCAAATTTGATAGAATCTATTGAAATAATAGGAAACTCCATATATATTACAACTAAAAGTCCTGTTCAGGATATACTTTTGATATCATTAGGTTATGGTTCTTATAATACTGTGAGACCGTCCATACTATTTTCCAGAAATATTGATGAACATCAGGTATTTACTTTCACAGCAGATTCATACTACAGCGATGCTAATTACTATTATGATTTTATTAACTCTTCAGGAGACAGAATACAAGGAAACTTCAAAGATAATAGGCAGTTTATAGTAAACTCATCAGCCAACTATAAATATACATTCGATAATAAAGATTATATAAATGTATTTGCTAATATATCATATTCTAGTTCTGCAGCACAATACGAAATTCCGCCTATAAATAAAACAGATTCTTGGTTTACTTTTACTACTCTTACATCTTCAGTATCATATAATGGATTTTCTGATATTTTAGATTATACTGTTACTTTATCATATTTATTTGATTCATTTGTAGACAGACCTTATTATCAGAATGGTAAATTTATATCAGATTATAAATCGCATGCTATAGCTTTAAATACTTCTTTATCAAGAATGGATGAATTTATACCAAATACTATTACAATGTATAATAAACTAACACCTGAATATAGATATGATATTTTAACAGAAGATACAAATTCCATAGAAACTAATTTCTATTATTATCCCCAAAGACATTCTCTTTCATTAAAATATGAAATGCAGTTATCTTTCGGATATTGGGATAATGCAACACCAATATTTACATTACTTCCAAGTATAAAATATGAATATCAAAATGAAGTATTCACAAATCAAGAAAATAAAAATTATTTAGCATATAATGTTGGATTTAATTTAAATTTTTATAAAGGCTACGGATTATATTTTGGTTATATGAGTGATTATACAGCACCCACATTTAATGATTTATATTACGGAACTTTTAGTAATCCTCAGCTGCTGCCTGAAAGCTATAATCAATTACTCACAAAATTAACATTAGAACCCGTTACCAATTTGAAAATAGAAGCATCTTATGCATATACAACATATACAAATAAAATAATTTGGTATGGTAATACCCCTATAAATGTTGATACAGCAACTTCTCATATAGTTACACCAAGCATAAGTTATGATATACCATTTGCAGGGTATCATAAGATAAAAACAAAATTAGGTTATTCTTATCAGCTTGCCTATATGGGTAAAGATAAAATGCCTAAAATAGGCTTGCCCGAACATGTTATAAGTGCCCTATTAGGCTATGACTTTATACCAAAAAATAAAGTATTAAGCTCATTATCATTGAATATTTACTATACCTACTCTGTTCCAAGACCTTTAACAGATTATAGACCTATAAGATATTCTGAAGCATTTCATGATTTTAATATATCGTTCTATTCTATATGGTTTGAGCACTTAATATTTTTTATGCATTTTAAAAATATTTTTAATAAAACTCCCATACTTTCTACATATTCTGTTGCTAAACCTTTTACTTGGGAATTTGAAATTGGATACAATTTTTAAATATTTATCATTTTTTTATTTAATATTAAAATATTTTCAAAAATATGAAACAAATTTATTTTTTTATAATATTCTATTGACTTTTATAGATATGGTTATATACTTAATAAATATTAGTAAAAATTCAATAAATATTCTTTCTATACATTATATAGTAGGAGTTATTAATGGAATTCATATTAAATACCAAAATAATATCTGGGCATAATGCTCTATTAGAATTGGATCTTTCAAAATCTAAAAGAGTTTCTATTTTTACGGATAATAATATGCTCAAAATCGGTGCCTGCGATACAACAATAGAATTAATAAAAAAAAATAATATTGATTATGAAATTTTTTCAGATATAGAACCGGATCCTAGTTTTGAAATAGTTATAAAATGTTTAAGTAAGATTTTAACATTTGAGTCTGATACCATAATAGCTATAGGCGGAGGATCTGTAATAGATACTGCTAAATCAGTAATATATTTTGCTTTAGAAATAAATAAAAGAATGTCAAGCGGTTTGAAAAAGCCTTTTTTCATAGCTGTTCCTACTACAAGCGGTACAGGTTCTGAAGTTACTTCTTATGCAGTAATAACTGATAATAAAACACATACTAAAGTACCTCTAGTTTCAAATGAAATGTTTCCTGATATAGCATTATTAGATTCTCAATTTACTTTAACTGTTCCTCCTAGAATAACAGCTGAAACCGGAATGGATGTTATGACTCATGCTTTTGAATCTTATGTATCTATCAATTCAAGTGCATTTACTATGCCTTATAGTGAGTATGCTATAATAGGAGTTTTTAATAATATTTCAAAAGCTGTTCATAATGGAAAGGATGCTAATGCTAGAATAGCTATGCATGAATTATCATGTACTGCCGGCATAGCTTTTAATAATGCTGGTTTAGGTTTAATACATGCTATGGCACATGCACTTGGAGGAAGATTCAGTCAGCCTCATGGAAGAGCGAATGCAATATTAATGCCTTATGTCATAGAATATAATGCTGAGCATTGCAGTAAATCTGCTTCTAAATATGCTAAGATTATAAGACTTTTAAATGTTAAAAATATAGATGATGATATTACTGCAAGTAAAATATTAAAATCCCTAATTTTAGAATTAAATAAAGCAATAGGAATAAATCAGAAAATAACTGACTATGGTGTTGATAAAACAGAATTTGAAAATGCAATAGATGAAATGGCTTCACATGCCGTTAAAGATGTATGTATATTAACTAATCCTGTTAAGCCTAGTTTGGAAGACATCAAAAATCTATATAGAAATCTTATTTAAATATAAATAAAAAATATTATTTATTTTAATAAAAAATATTTTGCAATTTTAATTTACTTTAGTATAATCTTTTATATATATAAAAAAGATTATGAGTTTTTTATGATAAAAGATATATCTAATTATATAAAATATAGAATTGATAGAATGCTTAATAAAGGTCTTTTCTATCAATTAATGCTTTTAGTATTCGCAATAATAATTCTTCTTTTAATAGTGTCTATATTTATAATAGTATTTTTTCAGTATCCGCCTAAAGATGCATTTTGGGATAGTTTAATGCAGTTCATAGATACAGGAAATATATCATCGGTAGAAGGCAGCACAGGTATTGTATTAACTTTTCTTATGGTAACTTTTATTGGTGTATGCGGCTGGGGTTCTCTTATAGCAATGATTAATAAGGCTCTTCAGGATAGAATTAATAATTTAAGTAAAGGCAACGCTTTTATTATGGAAAAAAATCATTCTATTATATTAGGATATGGCGAAGAGGCTTTGACTATAGTAGAAGAGTTTATTATGGCTAAAGTAAAAACTATAATTATACTCTCAGAACATAATGTTGATATAATAAGAAAAAGAATATCCTTTATAAAAGGAAGTAAGAAAACTAATATAATAATAAGAGAAGGATCCGCTAGCAGAATAGAAAATATTAAACTTCTTAATATAGCAAAATCTTCAAGCATATCAATAATAAACAATGATGATACAGAGTCATTAAATATACTTCTAGCTTTAAAAAAGATAGTGGAAGAAGAAGAACTTGATAAAAAAATCAATATATGCGTATTAGTTCATGAAGAAGATACTATTGAAATAATAAAATCTATTGAAGAAAAAAACTTTGTTATACATGTAATTTACAAATATGAGATATTATACAAACTTATAGCTCAAAGCATTATTTATACAGGACTTAGTAATGTTTATGAAGATTTATTTTCAAATGACGGCAATGTATTTTATATAGAAACAGATCATGACTGTAATGACTGCAAATTTGAAGATGCCGCGTTAAAATATCTTGAAAGAGGTATGATACTTTTAGGTATAACAAAAGAAGATAGAAGTCAGTTATTAATACCTAATTATGATTATATATTAAAAAAAGAAAACAGACTTGTAATACTTTCAAGAAATAATAATGATGATAATATAAAAGAATATCCTGATATAAAACCAAGCATAATAAAATACAAAAATAATATTTTATTAATATGCGAAGAGAACAGATATGATGAAATAATAAAAGAGATTTCTGAATATATGGAAAATCATAATACAAGTATGATTAGTTACAATTCAATAAAATCTCAAAAAAATAAATATAAGTTTATGCGTGAAAAACTAAAAGAAGAAAATACTACAAAAATAGTTTTAATATCAGAAGATAATCTTACTGATGTAAAAAGCATTAATATACTTTTAATCATAAGACAGATTATAAGAAAAGAGAATCTAAATATAGCAATACTTTCTTTATTAAACTCAATACAAAAAAGGAATTTAATATATTCTGATGATGTAAGAGATTTTATAGTAAGCGGTAAATTAATAGGCATGCTTATGGCACAGGCTTCTATAAGTTCAAATATACTGTACATTTTCTATGGGCTTTTAAGTAAAAATGGAAAAGATATAATAATGTCGCCCTACTCCGATTATTTTAATGAATCAAAAAGTTTTAAAGATGTTTATTTATATTTACTTAGAAAAAAAATTATTATCATCGGAGTGAAAAGATACAATGATGTTATTATAAATCCGAATAATGACTGCATGTTAGATAATAAAGATGAAATAATCATTATTACAAACTATGTACTTGAAGAAGAAAATGAAGAGCTAATTTTTTAAAACTAAATATTTTGCTCAATTAACTTAATTATATCAGTATAATTTTTTTGCTTGGCATAGAATAAAGCATCATTACCATGTTTATTAACTATGGATTTATCAGCATTTGCTTTAATTAATAATTCTACAACTTTAATATGTCCTTCCATACATGCCAATATAAGAGCAGTATTGCCTACATCATCTTGTACATTAATATTAATATTTTTAGCAATAATTTTTTCTATAACATCTTCATCACCAAATATTGCTGCATCCAAAAAAGTTTCTTCATCTTGACTAAGAGGATAAAGCCTATTAAAAGAGATAAAAGATATAGATATAATTATTAATATAAGTATAGTTTTTTTCATAATGAATATCCTCCTATTCTATTATTGGAGAAAAATTATTTATCGTTAAAAAATAAAAACTATTCTCAAATAATTATTTAAGAATAGTTTTATTAAGATGTGGAGGTTATGGGGATCGAACCCACGACCTACTGCGTGCAAGGCAGTCGCTCTCCCAAACTGAGCTAAACCCCCGAATAATATATTATTAAAGAACCTGAGCGTGTGGGCCTGGGAGGAATTGAACCACCGACCTTTCGATTATCAGTCGAACGCTCTAGCCATCTGAGCTACAGGCCCTTAAAATTATTCATCAACGATATGTATTGCATTATAGCATATTTAAAAAAAATAGCAAGCATTTTTTTTAAATTTTTATAAAACTTTATAAAATATGTTGTAAAAAAACTATTTAATATTATAATATAAGAATATGATTGGTAAAAATAATTTTTATTCTAAAGATAATAATTCTTTAATACATAATAAAATTTTGATTATTGGGGGAGAAATACTATTAATTGCAATAGTATTCTCAGCATTTTTTTATTTTTGTTATTTGATTAGGGAAATAATAAACCCTATTATATTATTTCTTATACTTATAGCAGCATTAATACCTTTTTGGAAATATATATGGGCAAAAACTTCAATAGTATTAATATTAGCACTATTTACATTATGGGTAATTAAAGAGGCTGGATATTTAGTAGCTCCATTTATTTGGGGTATATTCATTGCGTATATGTTTGATCCTTTAATAACAAAAATGCAAAAAAAAATTCCTAGAATAGTAGGCGTATTATTAATATACATACCATTGCTCATATTAGCTATAATATTTTTTATATTCATACTTCCTAGAACCATAGAACAGATTGAAGTGATATTAAAAACATTACCGCAGTATGTAGATAAAATATACAACTCTATATCAGATATGCTTATAACATTATCTGGAAAATTAAATAGGACTATAGGAAAAAGTTTTGATATAAATTTAGAAATAGATTCACAAGCTATAAATGACTTTTTATTCGGAAATAGCGGCGTAATAACTTTAATGTATAAAAAAATTATAGATTTTAGATTCCAGAATATAAACAGCATAACCAAAATATTCAGTATAATATTTTCATACTTTGTAATACTTCCATTTGTAACTTTTTATCTAATGCTGGATTTCCAAAATATCAAGGGAAAAATGATAAAACTAATTCCTATGAGATGGCAAAATTCTGTAAGTGATATAATAAAAAATTCAAATTATATAATAAATGGATATGTAGTTGGAATGACTATATTAGCTGTATCATTTTTCATAATAACTTATATACTTCTCTCAGTAACAAATACCAAATATGCCTTTATATTAGCTTTACTTAGAGGAATTCTAAATTATATACCATTTATAGGACCATTTGCCGCATTTATCTCAGCCCTATTTATAGGAATAATTACAGAAGAAATATGGTGGTATGGTGCTTTAAAAATGTGTATAATATACGGAATTATACAAGTAATAGATTCAGGAATAATGGCGCCTAAAATATTAGGAAAATCAGTAAAGATACACCCAATAGCTGTAATGTTCAGCACAATTATAGGAGGAGTTCTTTTTGGTTTATTAGGAGTATTATTTGCCGTTCCATTTTGCGGAATCATACTTATAATAATAAAAAACTTTTTTAATAAATACTATAACTCAAAATTTTATACTTTAACTAAAAGAGGCGAATAAATGTTAGTTTACTTAATACCAATATTTATAATACTTCCATTAATATTAATGGCACTAATGATATTTCTTCCAACATTAATCGGAAAGAATATCCCCCCTTCTTTCTCAAAAGAAAAAACTCAAGTATTTAATATTAAAAGAGAGGAACTATATAATTTGCTTATAAACTATGAAAACTACCCTGCTTGGTTAAAATATATATCTATAGTTCGTGTAGAAAAACTAGATAATGATAAATTAAAAATAATGCAGACTTATTCAAATAGAAGAACATATCAGGAGTTAATAGAAGTAAGAAGAATAGAAAACAGCGAAATATCAATCGTTAAAATGGAAAATGAATTTACAGCTCTATGGACATATATATTAGAAGATGCTGAAAATGGCAGAACAAGACTAACAATAAAAGAGACAATGTATGTATATCATCCATATTTAAGATTTATGCTGAAATATGTACTTATAGATGAAAATGGTAAAAATGATTTCTTTAGAAGAGTAAGAAGTTTTATTAATAAAAGAAATAGGAATAATTAATTATTTTCTGTTTTTTTCTCCCCAAACACATATAGCATCTAGTATTGGTATTAAGGATTTTCCTCTTTTTGACAGACTATACTCTACTTTAGGCGGTATTTGAGGATATTCCTTTCTAGTTACTAAATCATCTTTTTCTAATTCTTTTAAAGTTAAACTCAGTGTTTTATGCGATATTGCTGATATTATTCTTTTTAATTCATTATATCTTACAACTTTTAATTCTGACAATATATATAATATTATCATCTTATACTTACCAGATATTAATGACATAGTATAGGAAAAACCCGTATCTTCCATATATTTTTCTTTTAAGCTATCTTTTTTCATAAAATTATCCTTTTACTTTACTTATAGTTAGTATATAACATTTTTGTTAGTACTTGATTATACTAATATATGATACTATAATAATAATATCAATAATTATTTATAGTAAAAGGAGTCAAAAATGAAAAGAATACTAATATTAAGAGCAAATGTCAATACTAAAGCATTAATAGAAGAGTTTACTAAATACTCTAAAGAAAATGACATAATATTATTATCTAGGCTGCAAAGATTTAGAATATTTAATAGCAGGAGGAATATTTAATATAGGCGATATTAAAGGAAGAATTAAACAAAACTTTTGAAATTGGACAGCATTTACATTAATCCATTTTGATATATAATATACAGTCAATAAAATTAAAAAAAGGATAAAATATATGCTTAATTTTGAGCCTATTAGTTTAGATAAACAAGAACTATATCATAAATATTTTTATATAACACCAGAGCAGTCAGCAGATTATACATTTATGAATCTACTAGGACTTAAAGATATATACATGCTTGAGTGGGCATTTACAGAAAAATTAGTTTGGATAAGACAGAAATCACCTTACATTACTTATTGGGCACCCGTTGGAGATTGGTTTAATACTGATTTTTGCAATGATATGGGACCTTGTGAAATATCAGGAGAAGCCGTTATAAGAATACCTAAAGAACTTGCTTTATTCTGGGAGAAAACTACTAAAATAAAAATAAGAGAAAGCAGAGATGAATGGGAATATCTATACGATTTTAATGATTTAGTTACTCTTCCCGGAAAAAAATTTCATAATAAAAAAAATCTGTATAATCAATTTATAAAAAATGATTTTGAGTACAAGCCTATAGATAAAACTATTGTAAAAGATATACTTGATTTTGAAGCCAAATGGGAAGAAGAAGAAAAGAAAAATAATGATGCATCTCAAAATAATTCTGAAGAATGCGAAGCCTTTGACAGTAATAAATTATTATCTCATGAAGTAAGAGCAGAAGCTGATACAATAATGATAAGAACTTTACTTGATAATTGGGACATTATAAATAATATAGCAGGCGGTGCAATATACATTGATAAAAAAGTAGT
Above is a genomic segment from Brachyspira hampsonii containing:
- a CDS encoding TonB-dependent receptor plug domain-containing protein produces the protein MKKYIIALFIFTNLLYSQTYLIRELKGGIWVTSQVEITNASQTNQTNQPSAPKVPIKANNRVITSEEIDRMGYKNAQEVLANQPGFVNKGTYMGNEVVDPAGANGDNIKIYVNGVLMNTAKGNADAGVDLRRIPSNLIESIEIIGNSIYITTKSPVQDILLISLGYGSYNTVRPSILFSRNIDEHQVFTFTADSYYSDANYYYDFINSSGDRIQGNFKDNRQFIVNSSANYKYTFDNKDYINVFANISYSSSAAQYEIPPINKTDSWFTFTTLTSSVSYNGFSDILDYTVTLSYLFDSFVDRPYYQNGKFISDYKSHAIALNTSLSRMDEFIPNTITMYNKLTPEYRYDILTEDTNSIETNFYYYPQRHSLSLKYEMQLSFGYWDNATPIFTLLPSIKYEYQNEVFTNQENKNYLAYNVGFNLNFYKGYGLYFGYMSDYTAPTFNDLYYGTFSNPQLLPESYNQLLTKLTLEPVTNLKIEASYAYTTYTNKIIWYGNTPINVDTATSHIVTPSISYDIPFAGYHKIKTKLGYSYQLAYMGKDKMPKIGLPEHVISALLGYDFIPKNKVLSSLSLNIYYTYSVPRPLTDYRPIRYSEAFHDFNISFYSIWFEHLIFFMHFKNIFNKTPILSTYSVAKPFTWEFEIGYNF
- a CDS encoding 1-propanol dehydrogenase PduQ, with product MEFILNTKIISGHNALLELDLSKSKRVSIFTDNNMLKIGACDTTIELIKKNNIDYEIFSDIEPDPSFEIVIKCLSKILTFESDTIIAIGGGSVIDTAKSVIYFALEINKRMSSGLKKPFFIAVPTTSGTGSEVTSYAVITDNKTHTKVPLVSNEMFPDIALLDSQFTLTVPPRITAETGMDVMTHAFESYVSINSSAFTMPYSEYAIIGVFNNISKAVHNGKDANARIAMHELSCTAGIAFNNAGLGLIHAMAHALGGRFSQPHGRANAILMPYVIEYNAEHCSKSASKYAKIIRLLNVKNIDDDITASKILKSLILELNKAIGINQKITDYGVDKTEFENAIDEMASHAVKDVCILTNPVKPSLEDIKNLYRNLI
- a CDS encoding CASTOR/POLLUX-related putative ion channel, with the protein product MIKDISNYIKYRIDRMLNKGLFYQLMLLVFAIIILLLIVSIFIIVFFQYPPKDAFWDSLMQFIDTGNISSVEGSTGIVLTFLMVTFIGVCGWGSLIAMINKALQDRINNLSKGNAFIMEKNHSIILGYGEEALTIVEEFIMAKVKTIIILSEHNVDIIRKRISFIKGSKKTNIIIREGSASRIENIKLLNIAKSSSISIINNDDTESLNILLALKKIVEEEELDKKINICVLVHEEDTIEIIKSIEEKNFVIHVIYKYEILYKLIAQSIIYTGLSNVYEDLFSNDGNVFYIETDHDCNDCKFEDAALKYLERGMILLGITKEDRSQLLIPNYDYILKKENRLVILSRNNNDDNIKEYPDIKPSIIKYKNNILLICEENRYDEIIKEISEYMENHNTSMISYNSIKSQKNKYKFMREKLKEENTTKIVLISEDNLTDVKSINILLIIRQIIRKENLNIAILSLLNSIQKRNLIYSDDVRDFIVSGKLIGMLMAQASISSNILYIFYGLLSKNGKDIIMSPYSDYFNESKSFKDVYLYLLRKKIIIIGVKRYNDVIINPNNDCMLDNKDEIIIITNYVLEEENEELIF
- a CDS encoding ankyrin repeat domain-containing protein, with protein sequence MKKTILILIIISISFISFNRLYPLSQDEETFLDAAIFGDEDVIEKIIAKNININVQDDVGNTALILACMEGHIKVVELLIKANADKSIVNKHGNDALFYAKQKNYTDIIKLIEQNI
- a CDS encoding AI-2E family transporter; translated protein: MIGKNNFYSKDNNSLIHNKILIIGGEILLIAIVFSAFFYFCYLIREIINPIILFLILIAALIPFWKYIWAKTSIVLILALFTLWVIKEAGYLVAPFIWGIFIAYMFDPLITKMQKKIPRIVGVLLIYIPLLILAIIFFIFILPRTIEQIEVILKTLPQYVDKIYNSISDMLITLSGKLNRTIGKSFDINLEIDSQAINDFLFGNSGVITLMYKKIIDFRFQNINSITKIFSIIFSYFVILPFVTFYLMLDFQNIKGKMIKLIPMRWQNSVSDIIKNSNYIINGYVVGMTILAVSFFIITYILLSVTNTKYAFILALLRGILNYIPFIGPFAAFISALFIGIITEEIWWYGALKMCIIYGIIQVIDSGIMAPKILGKSVKIHPIAVMFSTIIGGVLFGLLGVLFAVPFCGIILIIIKNFFNKYYNSKFYTLTKRGE
- a CDS encoding SRPBCC family protein, whose protein sequence is MLVYLIPIFIILPLILMALMIFLPTLIGKNIPPSFSKEKTQVFNIKREELYNLLINYENYPAWLKYISIVRVEKLDNDKLKIMQTYSNRRTYQELIEVRRIENSEISIVKMENEFTALWTYILEDAENGRTRLTIKETMYVYHPYLRFMLKYVLIDENGKNDFFRRVRSFINKRNRNN
- a CDS encoding winged helix-turn-helix transcriptional regulator; the encoded protein is MKKDSLKEKYMEDTGFSYTMSLISGKYKMIILYILSELKVVRYNELKRIISAISHKTLSLTLKELEKDDLVTRKEYPQIPPKVEYSLSKRGKSLIPILDAICVWGEKNRK
- a CDS encoding DUF2156 domain-containing protein: MLNFEPISLDKQELYHKYFYITPEQSADYTFMNLLGLKDIYMLEWAFTEKLVWIRQKSPYITYWAPVGDWFNTDFCNDMGPCEISGEAVIRIPKELALFWEKTTKIKIRESRDEWEYLYDFNDLVTLPGKKFHNKKNLYNQFIKNDFEYKPIDKTIVKDILDFEAKWEEEEKKNNDASQNNSEECEAFDSNKLLSHEVRAEADTIMIRTLLDNWDIINNIAGGAIYIDKKVVAYTIADLSMRDTIVVHSERGDRNYKGTYQAINRMFLENLKNYVSDYERFKFVNREQDVGDLGLRKAKLSYNPVGYVEKYKGFCAEF